A stretch of Bacillus pseudomycoides DNA encodes these proteins:
- the copZ gene encoding copper chaperone CopZ: protein MTITLNVQGMTCNHCKMAVTNALTELEGVQNVEVHLQEGTVNVDYDDTKVEVEKMKEVIEDQGYDVN from the coding sequence ATGACTATCACATTAAACGTACAAGGAATGACATGTAATCACTGTAAAATGGCAGTAACAAATGCACTAACAGAGTTAGAAGGAGTACAAAATGTTGAAGTACATTTACAAGAGGGAACTGTAAATGTAGATTATGATGACACAAAAGTAGAGGTAGAAAAAATGAAAGAAGTTATTGAAGATCAAGGATATGATGTAAACTAA
- a CDS encoding heavy metal translocating P-type ATPase: MDNQKHVTLGVTGMTCAACATRIEKVLNKMDGVEANVNLAMEKASIKYDPSQQEISNIKNKIENLGYNVAEEKVTLDIEGMTCAACATRIEKVLNKMEGVSNATVNLATNSAVVEYNEGLTSTESILEKIKKTGYKGQLRNEDIDHSKRKEKVIKEKKRQLIISIILSLPLLYTMVGHMPFDTGLPMPHILMNPWFQLLLATLVQFYIGGHFYVGAYRALRNKSANMDVLVALGTSAAYFYSLYEALKTLGNPAYVPDLYFETSAVVITLILVGKYFETLAKGRTTEAISKLLSLQAKDALVVRDGQETRVPLEEVVIGDAIIVKPGEKIPVDGIVISGISSVDESMITGESIPVDKKEGDAVIGATINANGILTIRAEKVGKDTALAGIIKIVEEAQGSKAPIQRLADVISGIFVPIVVAIALVAFIVWYFFIIPGDLPKALEVGIAILVIACPCALGLATPTSIMVGTGKGAEKGILFKGGEFLEGTHKINAVLLDKTGTVTKGKPEVTDVLEFEQGMLDYAISAESASEHPLAHAIVEYGKKNEIVLKGLKQFASIPGHGIEANIEDKKVLVGTRKLMNEQSVEISQHEEVMKELEYQGKTAMIVAIDGKLAGIIAVADTVKESSKTAIQSLKEIGIEVYMVTGDNKRTAEAIAKQVDVDHVYAEVLPEDKAKIVEDLQKQGKRVAMVGDGINDAPALAKADIGMAIGTGADVAIETADVTLVGGDLSHIPKAIELSRKTMKNIRQNLFWALFYNAIGIPVAAAGLLEPWVAGAAMAFSSVSVVTNALRLKRVKI, from the coding sequence ATGGATAACCAAAAACATGTTACGCTTGGAGTTACAGGAATGACATGTGCAGCTTGTGCAACTCGGATTGAAAAAGTACTAAATAAAATGGATGGAGTAGAAGCTAACGTAAATTTAGCTATGGAAAAAGCAAGTATTAAGTATGATCCGTCCCAGCAAGAAATCTCTAATATAAAAAATAAAATTGAAAATCTAGGTTATAACGTAGCGGAGGAAAAAGTTACTTTAGATATTGAAGGAATGACATGTGCAGCTTGTGCAACCCGAATTGAAAAAGTGTTAAACAAAATGGAAGGCGTTTCGAATGCAACTGTAAATTTAGCTACAAACAGCGCGGTTGTAGAATACAATGAAGGCTTAACTTCTACAGAAAGTATTTTAGAAAAAATAAAGAAAACGGGGTATAAGGGGCAATTACGTAACGAGGATATAGATCATTCAAAGAGAAAAGAAAAAGTGATTAAGGAGAAAAAACGCCAACTTATCATTTCTATTATTTTGTCTTTACCGTTACTCTATACAATGGTAGGACATATGCCATTTGATACAGGTCTACCGATGCCACATATTTTAATGAATCCATGGTTTCAACTTCTATTAGCAACGCTGGTTCAATTTTATATTGGTGGTCATTTCTATGTGGGTGCTTATCGTGCTCTTAGAAACAAAAGCGCGAATATGGATGTACTAGTTGCCTTAGGAACATCAGCAGCGTACTTTTATAGCTTATATGAGGCATTGAAAACATTGGGAAATCCTGCGTATGTGCCGGATCTTTATTTTGAAACAAGTGCAGTTGTAATTACATTAATTCTAGTTGGAAAGTATTTTGAAACATTAGCAAAAGGACGTACAACAGAAGCAATTTCTAAATTATTGAGTTTACAGGCTAAAGATGCACTTGTTGTACGTGATGGTCAAGAAACACGAGTACCGCTTGAAGAAGTAGTTATTGGAGATGCAATCATTGTAAAACCGGGTGAAAAAATACCTGTGGATGGTATAGTGATCTCAGGGATATCTTCAGTTGATGAATCTATGATTACTGGAGAATCTATTCCAGTTGATAAAAAAGAGGGAGACGCTGTTATCGGCGCGACTATTAATGCAAATGGAATTCTAACTATTAGAGCTGAAAAAGTTGGAAAAGATACGGCTTTAGCAGGCATTATTAAAATTGTTGAAGAAGCTCAAGGTTCTAAAGCGCCTATCCAGAGATTAGCAGACGTTATTTCAGGTATTTTTGTACCTATCGTTGTAGCTATTGCTTTAGTTGCTTTTATTGTATGGTATTTCTTTATCATACCAGGCGATTTACCAAAAGCATTGGAAGTTGGGATTGCAATCCTTGTCATCGCTTGTCCGTGTGCGTTAGGTTTGGCTACACCAACTTCTATTATGGTTGGTACAGGAAAGGGAGCAGAGAAAGGGATTCTCTTTAAAGGAGGTGAATTTTTAGAAGGGACGCACAAAATCAATGCTGTGTTACTTGATAAAACAGGAACAGTAACAAAAGGGAAACCAGAAGTTACTGATGTATTAGAATTTGAACAAGGCATGTTGGATTATGCTATTTCAGCTGAAAGTGCTTCTGAACATCCATTAGCGCATGCCATTGTTGAATATGGAAAGAAAAATGAAATTGTCTTGAAAGGTTTAAAACAGTTTGCTTCAATTCCAGGCCATGGAATTGAAGCAAACATTGAAGATAAAAAGGTTCTTGTTGGAACACGTAAATTAATGAATGAACAATCAGTAGAAATATCACAACATGAAGAAGTCATGAAAGAATTAGAGTATCAAGGTAAAACAGCAATGATTGTCGCAATTGATGGGAAGCTTGCTGGAATTATCGCTGTAGCTGATACAGTAAAAGAAAGCTCAAAGACTGCGATTCAATCACTAAAAGAAATAGGAATCGAAGTATACATGGTAACAGGTGATAATAAACGTACAGCTGAAGCGATTGCGAAGCAAGTTGACGTTGATCATGTATACGCAGAAGTATTACCTGAAGATAAAGCTAAAATTGTAGAAGATTTACAAAAGCAAGGGAAACGAGTAGCGATGGTAGGAGATGGTATCAATGATGCGCCGGCTCTTGCGAAAGCTGATATTGGTATGGCTATTGGAACTGGTGCGGATGTAGCGATTGAAACTGCAGATGTCACTTTAGTTGGTGGTGATTTGTCACATATACCAAAAGCAATTGAATTAAGTCGTAAGACAATGAAAAATATTCGTCAAAATTTATTTTGGGCATTATTCTATAATGCAATTGGAATTCCTGTAGCTGCGGCTGGATTATTGGAGCCTTGGGTAGCAGGAGCAGCGATGGCATTTAGCTCAGTATCTGTTGTGACTAACGCGCTTCGCTTGAAACGCGTCAAAATATAA